One region of Salvia miltiorrhiza cultivar Shanhuang (shh) chromosome 3, IMPLAD_Smil_shh, whole genome shotgun sequence genomic DNA includes:
- the LOC131016267 gene encoding uncharacterized protein LOC131016267 → METLVVAHHRNHEYHGRSRGHGSTRFGSSSPPTGGFRGINCRTFHSGEGLLCAPAKSCSSKTKTPVTKKAFCPSLSPKTPSPSLNENPKMPKKIAKSSSIPIPMNIKFESMDGGFQFSERWAGPAYSNSPPPSSLPMPNFSVRPKRTVSLDLPTVASEIDLPALSQSAPASPRERSHSPSDLFDIADSATKTLRRMLNLDIDDE, encoded by the coding sequence ATGGAAACATTAGTTGTTGCTCATCACAGAAATCATGAGTACCATGGCAGAAGCCGTGGCCATGGTTCAACTAGATTTGGGTCAAGTTCACCACCTACGGGTGGTTTTCGCGGAATTAATTGTAGGACATTTCATTCTGGAGAAGGTTTGCTCTGTGCTCCAGCCAAATCTTGCTCGAGTAAAACAAAAACCCCTGTTACCAAAAAAGCATTTTGCCCTTCCTTGTCGCCTAAAACTCCTTCCCCATCTTTGAATGAAAACCCAAAAATGCCGAAAAAAATTGCTAAAAGCAGCTCTATTCCAATACCTATGAATATCAAGTTTGAAAGTATGGATGGTGGGTTTCAATTTTCTGAGCGCTGGGCTGGACCTGCTTATTCGAATTCACCTCCCCCAAGTTCTTTGCCGATGCCCAACTTCTCAGTGAGGCCTAAAAGAACTGTTTCCCTTGACTTGCCGACTGTGGCATCAGAAATTGATTTGCCTGCTCTCTCTCAATCTGCACCTGCCTCCCCTAGGGAACGCAGTCATTCTCCGAGCGATTTGTTTGACATTGCTGATTCTGCGACGAAGACCTTGCGCCGCATGCTTAATCTTGACATTGATGATGAATGA
- the LOC131016268 gene encoding FCS-Like Zinc finger 8-like, producing the protein MLRNRSRAVTSKQALMSDQTPLFLSPTKNSCSPISYFLNSPRFFNGFLSKSVFDSETMSPTSILDYKNSANSLNPFTCDTAPPPNPHHDFAAANKSIGLALIDSIADDWSGGDCRFSKPINRLALFGSKLKVQIPEISSSISTADDQSPGDFGIKTRSSQLSSPFGGGGGGKDLARQLSLKEMEMSEDYTCVIKHGPNPKTRHIYDDCILDDDDVSPPQIQESHHFLSFCHACKAVLQQDKDIYMYRGEKAFCSQECRCQEMIFEGMENPGTF; encoded by the exons ATGCTGAGGAATAGATCTAGAGCAGTAACAAGCAAACAAGCCCTAATGTCGGATCAAACTCCATTATTCCTCTCTCCCACCAAGAATTCCTGCTCGCCCATCTCATATTTCTTGAATTCCCCAAGATTCTTCAATGGCTTCCTCTCAAAATCCGTTTTTGACTCAGAAACCATGAGCCCCACCTCCATTCTCGACTACAAAAACTCCGCGAATTCCCTAAACCCCTTCACCTGCGACACAGCTCCGCCGCCCAATCCCCACCACGACTTCGCCGCGGCCAACAAATCGATCGGGCTCGCCCTAATTGACTCGATCGCCGACGATTGGAGCGGCGGCGACTGCAGATTCTCGAAGCCGATTAATCGGCTGGCGTTGTTCGGATCGAAGCTGAAGGTCCAGATTCCTGAGATTAGCAGCTCAATTTCGACGGCGGATGATCAATCGCCGGGCGATTTCGGGATCAAGACGCGGAGCTCGCAGCTCTCGAGTCCgtttggcggcggcggcggcggaaagGATTTGGCGCGGCAGCTGTCGCTGAAGGAGATGGAGATGTCGGAGGATTACACGTGCGTCATCAAACACGGCCCCAACCCCAAAACCCGACATATCTACGATGACTGCATtttagatgatgatgatgtttcTCCGCCCCAAATCCAAGAATCGCACCATTTCTTGAGCTTTTGTCACGCTTGCAAAGCTGTTCTTCAACAGGATAAAGACATTTACATGTACAG GGGTGAGAAAGCATTTTGTAGCCAAGAATGCCGCTGCCAAGAAATGATTTTTGAGGGGATGGAGAATCCAGGGACGTTTTAG